Within Sorangiineae bacterium MSr11367, the genomic segment CGGTCGCACAACGGAGCCCACATCGGCGAGGACGCCGATCCTGCGGCCATCGTGGTGTACGTCGGCGATCGCGTGCAGGTCGATCGCGACGTGCCGCGCGCGCGGGCCGTGCGCACGCTTCATCCCACGGGCCACGTGCTTTGCGATGCGGACGTGGCGTACGTCATTTTGGATCGCCCCATCACGGGCGTGACGATTCTTCCGCTGCGTCTCCACGACTCGGTGCAGTCGGGTGACGAAGTGGTCCCCGTTGGATTCGGCGGCGGGGCGACGAACGTCATCGGCCAGCGCCGCCCGCGCGAGCGCAGCACCGTGCTCGCCGTCGGTCCGGCTGCGAACCAAGACACCGGCGCGGTCCTGGGCCCGCGTGAGTTCGAGGTCGATGCGGCGACGTGCCGCGGCGACTCGGGCGGTCCCGCCATCGACGTGCGCACGGGCGAAATCGTGGGCGTCGTCTCCCGCGGCGGGAGCTGCTCCGGCCATGGAAACCACGTGTACACGCGCGTGGACGCGTACGCGCGCCTCGCCCGCGTAGCCTTCGGCGCCGCCGAGCGCGAAGCGG encodes:
- a CDS encoding S1 family peptidase, whose protein sequence is MTLCSGALVAPNLVLTARHCVAKAITTMPSCDADGRSHNGAHIGEDADPAAIVVYVGDRVQVDRDVPRARAVRTLHPTGHVLCDADVAYVILDRPITGVTILPLRLHDSVQSGDEVVPVGFGGGATNVIGQRRPRERSTVLAVGPAANQDTGAVLGPREFEVDAATCRGDSGGPAIDVRTGEIVGVVSRGGSCSGHGNHVYTRVDAYARLARVAFGAAEREAVDVAQR